In Tripterygium wilfordii isolate XIE 37 chromosome 15, ASM1340144v1, whole genome shotgun sequence, one DNA window encodes the following:
- the LOC120017145 gene encoding UPF0301 protein BDI_1431 translates to MEACFLTSNPLPKTAELIPSIKSRTFAFSKRNPLQFQSRRVAFPPPITCSRSDSYLPSNDDESPVVDADWRLFRARLISGGRASSGEESLSLSSSSVVDPDAVVDYPAPFTLGDKWAHTIHEPEKGCLLIATEKLDGVHIFERTVILLLSTGPMGPTGIILNRPSLMSIKEMKSTVLDASGTFSDKPLFFGGPLEEGLFLLSPKADNGVGNSGVFDEVMEGVYFGSRESVGCAAEMVKRNVVEVGDFRFFDGYCGWEKEQLREEIRAGYWTVAACSPTVLGLGSVESNGLWDEILCLMGPKKVW, encoded by the exons ATGGAAGCTTGTTTTCTCACCTCAAACCCTCTCCCGAAAACCGCAGAACTGATTCCTTCTATTAAAAGCAGAACTTTCGCCTTCTCCAAGAGAAACCCACTTCAATTTCAAAGCagaagagtcgccttcccccctCCTATAACAT GTTCTCGTTCGGATTCCTATTTGCCGTCTAACGATGATGAGAGTCCTGTTGTTGATGCCGATTGGCGATTATTTAGAGCAAGATTGATTAGTGGAGGACGAGCATCAAGCGGTGAAGAGTCTTtgtctttgtcttcttcttcagtGGTGGATCCGGATGCGGTGGTGGACTATCCGGCTCCGTTTACGCTCGGGGACAAATGGGCCCATACGATCCATGAGCCCGAAAAGGGTTGTCTACTTATCGCCACTGAAAAGCTCGATGGCGTTCACATTTTCGAACGGACGGTGATCCTTCTCTTGTCAACTGGGCCCATGGGCCCAACTGGAATCATCCTCAATCGACCGTCCCTTATGTCCATCAAGGAAATGAAGTCAACGGTGCTGGATGCATCAGGCACTTTCTCTGACAAGCCCTTGTTCTTTGGTGGGCCTTTAGAGGAAGGCCTGTTTCTTCTAAGCCCAAAAGCAGATAATGGGGTTGGAAATAGTGGAGTTTTTGATGAAGTGATGGAGGGAGTGTATTTTGGGTCAAGGGAGAGTGTAGGCTGTGCAGCTGAAATGGTGAAGAGAAATGTAGTTGAGGTTGGAGATTTCAGGTTCTTTGATGGGTACTGTGGTTGGGAGAAGGAACAATTGAGAGAGGAAATTAGGGCTGGTTATTGGACTGTGGCAGCTTGCAGCCCAACTGTTCTTGGGCTTGGAAGTGTAGAGAGCAATGGGCTTTGGGATGAGATACTCTGCCTCATGGGCCCTAAAAAGGTTTGGTGA
- the LOC120016872 gene encoding uncharacterized protein LOC120016872, translating into MGTEVESKMYLPECNHLRDVNDSAGSGGWALNYENRNLKSDQYGGTFSFRPLTDEYVGYYKDQLRQTILKHEYIFRHQVRELHRLYNVQRDMMNEIKRKELDKFLLPAGSSHQSCLKPYPYGFLSEGDRDRWQTPNLPFDRPSASDGNGMQPHFDSLKGTTVQFCGPDKSGLRLGDCESLQPKYNTLQKSSFDVELPANDIISNEEVGQGISSASRTKNYNFNLNFDITSEKDGNSPIRCGFLSGSDGDAFSSNVHLRSTDGLTNLNESFQLEEASRFASVNILCTSTHPKEYKGRQDLSISSYSGFQRLSNEFPQDPGNGKDRITSRSNLHSEAEYKHKGWPAYNSEAGQSRSNRSFCLGNSSTLSQDEQHKVHEHLKFPFSEQNRTEPHRKRKLFGVDISDRNNDASVVASQVLGPSLVVQFDATNSESSQVSSRKNLPASYNWNLITAQGNPYSHALPQLSKSSKTLMPGPTAVGENFLVDSSSGSVPEFRSEVSYQNDHCIGSHWDSKKARTCHPLVGFNNACGISDSNSASECRPKNNSEVLGSIMDAKSAEAMSASAVPPNVYQMNLDFLQDLSQQSINKTEMRKDPSRSSVQDALSATHTHDANHMRYEVGDSSSRKILGLPIYQKNMSQDLFSNNSPSKSSFVASATDGSNSIKVGLLDTDLNRDPESSKSEGRPKVEGPMVEKEPVNRSAGLKHHIDLNLCASEDEGQLTPSCLGANVKIADEREMESPIIMGNKACVDHELESIESRLEETFNSSGDESMEPLEGLVKIAADSLVAISSSEMPYQGNSICDQLEASLSDSLQWFAEIITSYKCDIEDEVSISFFKDVVSEEDSVPNGLDHFEFMTLNLTETKVEECTYKPQVLENSEHEEKPLPRRPRRGQARRGRQRKDFQREVLPSLSILSRNEVNDDLQIIEGMVRAAGGTWQSSLSQRNTAKSTSGRGRRRRGGATNSRTATAACPSENQQPKCREPGLEVISLAGWGKRTRRLPRQRCPDSNNPSNK; encoded by the exons ATGGGCACTGAAGTAGAATCTAAGATGTATCTGCCAGAGTGTAACCACTTAAGGGATGTTAATGACAGCGCAGGAAGTGGTGGCTGGGCTCTGAATTATGAAAACAGAAATTTGAAAAGTGATCAGTATGGCGGCACATTCTCTTTTAGGCCATTAACTGATGAGTATGTGGGATATTACAAGGACCAACTGAGGCAAACGATATTGAAGCATGAGTATATCTTCAGGCATCAG GTCCGTGAACTCCATCGTCTTTACAATGTACAGAGAGACATGATGAATGAAATCAAAAGGAAAGAACTAGATAAATTTCTTCTACCAGCAGGATCATCGCATCAGTCATGTCTTAAGCCGTATCCGTATGGTTTCCTGTCTGAAGGTGATAGAGATAGGTGGCAAACTCCCAATTTACCTTTTGATAGGCCATCTGCATCAGATGGAAATGGTATGCAACctcattttgattccttgaaagGGACAACGGTGCAGTTTTGTGGTCCTGATAAAAGTGGATTAAGGTTGGGTGACTGTGAATCTTTACAACCCAAATATAATACACTTCAGAAGAGTTCGTTTGACGTCGAATTGCCTGCGAATGATATCATCAGCAATGAAGAGGTAGGTCAAGGAATATCCAGTGCTTCAAGGACTAAAAACTACAATTTTAACTTGAACTTTGACATTACTAGTGAGAAAGATGGAAACTCGCCCATTCGTTGTGGTTTCTTATCCGGTTCTGATGGCGATGCTTTTAGTTCTAATGTTCATCTCAGGAGTACCGATGGTCTGACCAATTTGAATGAATCCTTCCAGCTTGAAGAGGCATCTCGCTTTGCTTCTGTTAATATTTTATGCACTAGCACACACCCCAAAGAGTATAAAGGAAGACAGGATTTATCCATTAGTTCATATTCGGGGTTCCAACGTTTGTCTAATGAGTTTCCTCAAGATCCTGGTAACGGAAAGGATAGAATAACTAGCCGTAGCAATCTGCATTCTGAAGCCGAATACAAACATAAAGGGTGGCCAGCTTATAATTCAGAAGCCG GCCAAAGTAGAAGCAATAGAAGTTTCTGTCTGGGAAACTCATCAACATTATCGCAAGATGAACAGCATAAAGTTCatgaacatttgaaattcccTTTCTCTGAGCAAAATAGGACAGAACCACACAGAAAGAGGAAACTTTTTGGAGTAGACATCTCTGACAGAAATAATGATGCCTCTGTTGTGGCCTCCCAGGTGCTTGGCCCTTCTCTggttgtccaatttgatgctacCAATTCTGAATCCTCTCAAGTCTCATCTCGGAAAAACCTTCCAGCTAGTTATAACTGGAATTTGATAACAGCCCAAGGAAACCCATACTCACATGCCTTGCCACAGTTGAGTAAGAGTTCAAAAACATTGATGCCTGGTCCTACAGCTGTTGGGGAAAATTTTCTTGTGGATAGCAGTTCAGGATCTGTTCCAGAGTTTAGGTCTGAAGTTTCCTACCAGAATGACCACTGCATTGGTTCTCATTGGGATTCAAAGAAAGCACGTACTTGTCACCCTTTGGTTGGTTTCAACAATGCATGTGGCATAAGTGACAGCAATTCTGCTTCTGAATGTCGCCCGAAAAATAACTCGGAAGTTTTAGGGTCAATCATGGATGCAAAGTCTGCAGAGGCTATGTCTGCAAGTGCAGTGCCACCAAATGTTTATCAGATGAATTTGGATTTCTTGCAAGACCTTTCTCAGCAGTCTATCAACAAAACTGAAATGAGGAAGGATCCCTCTCGAAGTTCTGTGCAAGATGCCCTTTCAGCAACACACACCCATGATGCTAATCATATGAGATATGAAGTTGGTGACTCAAGCAGTAGGAAGATTCTTGGACTTCCTATTTACCAAAAGAATATGTCACAGGATTTGTTCTCTAATAACTCCCCCTCAAAGTCCAGTTTTGTTGCTTCAGCAACGGATGGTTCTAACTCTATCAAAGTTGGGTTGCTTGATACTGATCTAAATCGTGATCCAGAGTCATCCAAATCTGAAGGAAGACCAAAAGTTGAAGGTCCGATGGTAGAGAAGGAACCGGTTAACCGCAGTGCTGGTCTAAAGCatcatattgatttaaatttgtGTGCGAGTGAAGACGAGGGTCAACTGACGCCCTCTTGTTTAGGAGCCAATGTAAAGATTgcagatgagagagagatggagtcACCAATAATCATGGGAAACAAAGCTTGTGTTGATCATGAACTTGAGTCTATTGAAAGCAGACTTGAGGAAACTTTCAATTCATCTGGAGATGAGTCTATGGAGCCCCTTGAAGGACTTGTTAAAATTGCAGCTGATTCGCTAGTTGCCATTTCATCATCAGAAATGCCTTATCAAGGCAACTCCATCTGTGACCAACTTGAAGCCTCACTGAGCGACTCCCTTCAATGGTTTGCCGAGATCATTACTTCGTATAAGTGTGATATTGAGGATGAGGTatccatttcattttttaaggATGTTGTCTCCGAGGAAGATTCAGTACCTAACGGGCTCGATCATTTTGAGTTCATGACGCTAAATTTGACTGAAACTAAAGTAGAAGAATGCACTTACAAGCCTCAGGTGCTGGAGAACTCAGAACATGAAGAAAAACCATTACCAAGACGACCTCGTAGAGGTCAAGCAAGGAGAGGAAGACAGCGGAAGGACTTTCAACGAGAAGTTCTTCCTAGCCTCTCCATTCTTTCAAGGAACGAGGTGAATGACGATCTTCAGATCATAGAAGGGATGGTCAGAGCGGCTGGTGGTACTTGGCAGTCAAGTTTGTCGCAGAGAAACACTGCCAAGAGTACCTCGGGAAGAGGAAGGAGACGTAGAGGAGGAGCCACCAACTCTCGAACTGCCACTGCAGCTTGCCCATCCGAGAACCAGCAACCTAAATGCAGAGAACCGGGACTCGAGGTGATAAGCCTTGCAGGATGGGGAAAGAGGACCAGACGTCTGCCCCGGCAGAGATGCCCAGATAGTAACAATCCTTCAAATAAGTAG
- the LOC119979902 gene encoding ribonuclease MC-like: protein MAIQFSKSNMMIVAICIFIVSALDVEAESRNSGVFQYYKISLRWPRSYCNTDHAGNCQGPFLRNFTIHGLWPMYFADTRVPSYNRSGCTKFEPVPSANITRQLLSPILNDMVRYWPSLPSYDNITASEEFWKLQWEGHGMCSQYPQYPIRYFKTALNFIKHNNLLTILKRGKIYSNNEYYTRIEISRVLRDFFGARVEIRCSVSRQDALQLSEIRVCIEKWGDPLDCNREFSGCPENEFIQFPSAN, encoded by the exons ATGGCTATCCAATTTTCCAAGAGTAATATGATGATTGTTGCAATCTGCATATTTATAGTTTCAGCATTGGATGTAGAAGCAGAATCAAGAAATTCTGGGGTGTTCCAATACTACAAAATTAGCTTACGGTGGCCAAGATCATACTGTAATACTGATCATGCAGGCAATTGCCAAGGACCATTCCTCAGAAATTTTACTATTCATGGTCTCTGGCCGATGTATTTTGCAGATACTAGAGTCCCTTCATACAATCGAAGTGGTTGTACTAAGTTCGAACCAGTACCATCAGCTAACATTAct AGGCAACTGTTAAGTCCAATATTAAATGACATGGTTAGATATTGGCCCAGCCTTCCATCATATGACAATATTACAGCAAGTGAAGAATTTTGGAAACTACAATGGGAAGGCCATGGAATGTGTTCTCAATATCCCCAGTATCCTATAAGATACTTCAAGACGGCATTAAATTTCATAAAACACAACAATCTCCTAACGATTCTCAAAAGAG GgaaaatttattcaaacaatGAATACTACACTAGAATTGAAATTTCTAGGGTCCTGCGTGATTTCTTTGGAGCTCGAGTTGAAATCAGATGCAGCGTAAGTCGTCAAGATGCTTTACAACTCAGTGAGATTCGTGTATGCATAGAGAAATGGGGTGATCCTTTAGACTGTAATCGTGAATTTTCTGGCTGTCCAGAAAATGAATTCATACAGTTTCCTTCTGCAAACTAG